In Chlorobiota bacterium, the sequence GCACAACAGCAATGACTATGCGCCCTCCCGGAGCAAGTAAGGAAAATAGATTTTTTATTGATAGTTCTCGGTGATGCTCAGAAGGAATATGAAGGATTGCTTCCGTACATAATATAGCATTCACAGTTTGAGGTAAATCAAAATCGACTAAATTACCAACGACCGTATGAATATTATTCGAATTATTATTTGATTTAACCATATCGAGACTTGCACTTGAAAAATCAACAGCCCAAATTTTATTTTCTGGGAATCTCCTAGCTATTTCGCGAGTATATATACCAACACCGCAACCAGCATCGCAAATAATATCATTAGGCTGTATTTGCAAAGCATTAATTAATGTTCGGTGTGCAATCCACCACCAAGATTCCCCTCGATTTGAAACAATTGTCTCATAATGCAGAGCTTGGGCATCACGAACCGAGATTTCTGGCAATTGCTCAGTGTCCATTGGATAGTGCTCTCTTGTATATTTTTTTTCGTATCGCGTGTATTATAAATTTATCGTCTTCATCAATATATAATAGTATCATTCCTATATAAATAGCAAGCGTAATAATCAATATTGATATACCCCATAGCATGTCGTCTGGATTTTTGACATTTTTTTGTATAATCATCCCTATACATAAACTTATTATCATAGATAAAAACACTTTAGCTAATGAAGAACTAAATGGATGTATTTCTAATGTAAAAAAAACATAAATCGTTCTTATCATATTATTTATTAACAATCCGATTGCATACGCACAAGCAGCTCCAATTATTCCATACGAAGGAATTAATAACGCGAACATGCTTATGGTAAATAGTGCAGTAACAATAGAATTTATCATATTTACTCTTGCTTTACCTATCATATTAATAATATGCCCAGATACTCCAATTAGGTTAACAAATATACTGGCAATAGTTAATGTTACTAATACAGCTGATGCCTCAGTATATGCAGAGCCAAACAATGAAAGTATAGGTCTAGTGTATAATAAGACAACGATTACGAACGGCATACAACTGATTAAAATCCACTTGGTGATAGTTTTATATAAACGATTAATTTCCATTGCTTCACCTTTCACATATAATTCCGCTATTATCGGATTGAAGACCGTTGCAAAAGCATTGGCAGGAACAAAAATCAACTGTTGAAGATTAAAAGCAACAGCATATAACCCTACTTCGGTAGTTGAGCGATAATAACCTATAAAGGGTACAGCCAAACCGAATGCATACTTATAGCTTAAACTTGCAATAAAAGTGGTTAAGGCAAATGACCATATCTTTTTAACTTCAATCTTTGAATTAATGGTAGGATTACTAAATTGAGGAAATATCTTCCATGCAAAAAATGCAGCGGAAAGCAAAATTGCAGCATCTTGAATTAAGCTTGAACTTAAAGCAGCATAAATACCATATCCAAGCCATAGAAGCCCTATTAAGGGTATTATATTTGATAAATTACCAACTACAGCAGATGATATGACAGAATATTTTTGATTCTGCATACCCTCTAGAAATGTAACAAAACTGCCATATAATGAAGTTAATATAATTGCCGGAGAAAAAAATCGAAAATATTGAACGGCATTTGGATTATTTAAAATCATATTGCAAAACTCTTCAGACCATATCATTATACTAATACATAATATTATAGATATTAATAATTGAATTTTAATAGCATAAAAAAAAGTTCCTTTTACATAATCTATCTTCTGCTCAGCTTTATAAGACGCTGTAAATCGGACAATAACAGTACCGAATCCGAGTCGAGAATAATCAGCTAACAATCCCATCCAACTAGTAGCAAGAACATAGATACCATAATGCGTCGCTCCTAATGCATTTGTTGTAATTATACCAGATAAAGCTCCGAGAACTTGCGATATTACGCTACCTCCTAATACTACACCTACACCGTTAATAATACGCCGCAAATATCCATTTATCTTATTTTTTTCAGTTAAATTATTTTGATCGTTATCATCAAAAAAATTGCCTTGTCCAGATGAAGTCATGCTCGCTCAATCTCTATTCATATTATGTACGAACCACATTATAGTTTTAGCAAGTTTATCTTGGAATTGGCCTGTAGGTTGCCATTTTAAATCTTTTTCAATTTTCGATGGATCGATGGCATAGCGTATATCATGGCCTAGACGGTCGGGGACAAAAGTGATTAAGCTACTATAACTGCCATTTGAACCTTTACTGACATTTTCATCTAATACCGTGCAGATCATATTAACTAAATCTATGTTTTTCCACTCATTGCGTGCACCAATTGCATAGGATTCTCCACTCACTCCCTGTTCAAAAACACGTAAAAGTGCACTACAATGATCTTCTACATATAGCCATTCACGGACATTCGATCCATCACCATATATTGGAATTGGACGATGTGACAATGCCGCGTGAACCACTGTAGGAATTAATTTCTCCCGATGCTGCCGTGGCCCGAAATTATTTGCACTATGGGTAATTATAGCATTCATGCCATAGGTACGATGCCACGCTCTAACCAAGTGATCGCTTCCAGCTTTACTTGCTGAGTACGGGCTATTGGGAGCATATCGGCTTTGTTCAGTAAAAAAACCGGCTGCCCCTAATGAACCATATACTTCGTCTGTAGAAACATGCAAAAAGCGATGATAAGAGCCGTCACCCCATGATTGGCGACATACTTCTAACAAATGGAATGTTCCAACAATATTACTTTCAATAAATCGCTGCGGATCATTGATGCTATTATCTACATGAGATTCAGCAGCCAAATGGAACACCCCATCCGGTTTATACTTCTCGAAAGATTGTTGTAATTCAGTGCGATTTCGAATATCGACCTGGACAAAATGGTGTCGATTATTTTTTTCTATTTCCGAAAGGTTTGACAAATTCGCAGCATACGTTAACGAATCCACATTTATTATTTCCCAATTGGGGCGATGCTTTAATAAGTATAATATTAAATTTGACCCAATAAATCCATAACCCCCTGTAACAACGACACGGCGAACAGATTTATCATCACTATATGGATATTCTTTAATCTCCAAAGCCTATCTTTGCTCCTGTTTTACCGACCAAGCAACAGTATGCTCAATTCCATCAGAAAAATTTATTTTCGATGAATAATTGGTCGTTTTTTTCAATTTCTCAATAGAAGCAAAACTATGCTTAATATCTCCTAAACGTGCATCTGTATAAATTGGTTGAATATCTGTTTTTAAAGCGTTATTCAACTCATTCACTAAAGTATTTAGCGAGATTTGGTCGTGGCAGGCCGCGTTAAACACTTCCCCCGCCACACCGTTTTCTGCTGTTGCAACCAACAGGTTTGCCATTACTACGTTTGCGATAAATGTAAAATCCCGCGTTTGCTCGCCATCGCCATAAATTGTTGGACGATTTCCATTACGCATCAATTCAATGAATTTTGGAATTACTGCGGAGTATTGGCTCGTTGGATCTTGGTATGGCCCAAAAACATTGAAGTACCGTAATGCTACTGTCTCTAGACCATAGAGCTGGAAAAATACACGGCAATAATATTCACCTGTCAATTTCGTAATTGCATACGGCGATAAGGGCGAAGGGATCATTCCTTCATGTTTTGGCAATGTTGGCGTATCACCATACACCGAAGAACTGCTGGCAAAAACAACGCGCCCAACCTGGCAGTCACGGGCAGCTTGAAGAACATTTAACGTCCCTGTTGCTCCTACATCGTGAGTAGTAATAGGGTCTTTAATTGACCGTGGGACCGACGGCAATGCTGCTTGATGAAATACGATATCCATTCCATCAACCGCTTCACGAACGATGTTATATGAGCGGATATCCCCTTCTATCAACTCAATTCGGTCGTGTATATCTTGCAGATTGCTCCAGCGTCCTGTGGAAAAATTATCTAAGACACGCACTTGTTCTCCACGCTCAAGCAAGGCGCGCACTAAGTTTGATCCAATAAATCCAGCACCGCCAGTAACAAGAACCGCCATTCTTATGGTCGCTCTTTAGCTGATTTAGTAGTCAGTTAGTTAATTATTCACTATTGCGATTGCAACCCACTCACGAATTGCAGAAGCAACGTAGTAGATCATTTCTTCAGTTAATTCAGCATACATGGGTAAGGATAGAAGCTGCCCCATCTGCCCATTTGCTACTGGGAAATCATCAATAGAATGATGATAATGGGAATAGGCTTCTGCCATCGGGAGAGAAATTGGATAATGGATTCCTGTTGAGATTCCACGTTCGCTTAAAAAATTAATAAGCTCTTCACGCTCAGGAACGCGAATTACATATAAATGGAACACATGATCCCCCCAATCAGCGGTTACTGGGGTCGTAATCCCCTCAATATCAGCAAGAAGTTGATTGTAGAGTGCCGCGTTCTTGCTGCGTGCAGCGTTCCAACTGTCTAAATGTGGCAATTTTACCGAAAGCACTGCCGCCTGAACCCCATCTAACCGGCTGTTTCGGCCTTCAATTTCATGAATATATTTTTTTCGGCTGCCATGGTTAGCAAATAATCGAGCACGTTCGGCGATTTCTCCGTCGCGAAAGATAATCCCGCCAGCGTCGCCATACGCCCCAAGATTTTTCCCAGGATAGAAGCTGAACGTGGCCGCATCCCCAATACTCCCCACCATTCTTCCTTTGTAGCGTGCTCCGTGCGCTTGCGAAGCATCCTCAATCACAATCAAACCATGCTCACGGGCAATGGCCATGATTGGATCCATGTCAGCCGGATGACCGTAAAGGTGAACCGGCAGCACAGCCTTTGTTTGAGAAGTGATTTTTCGCCGAAATTCTTCAGGATTCAACGTATATGTGGCCGGGTCGCTGTCGGCAAACACCACTGTTGCGCCGGTTGCGGTCACGGCTTCCGAGCTGGCAATGAAGCTGTTGGCCGGGACGATTACTTCATCCCCCTCCCCAATCCCGAACGCCCAAAGTGCAATCTCAATGGCTTCGGTTCCATTCGCCACCGAAACGCAATGGGGCATTCCTACATAGCTGGCGAATGCTGCTTCAAAGTCCGCAACACGATGCCCGCCGATAAAAGCGGTGTTCGCAATTACATCAGCAATCGCAGCATCCATTTGGGGCTGCAGGCTACGGTATTGCGATTTTAGATCAACAAATGGGACGTTCATCGAGCCTCGGTCTGAAAAAATTCGGCAATTGCTTGCACAACGTACTCAATCTGTGCCGAAGATAACTCAGGATACACCGGCAATGCAAGCACTTCGCGGGCCGCACGCTCGGCATTTGGGAAATCGCCTGCGGAATAGCCAAGATCAGCAAAGCATTCTTGCTGATGGAATGGTATCGGATAATAGATTGCTGTTCCAATTCCCTTGGAGTCCAGCCAATTTTTCAGATCGTCGCGACGTTCGCAGCGGACGACATACTGATTGAAGATATGATGATCGGCATGGCCAGAAGCAGCATAAACAGCAGTTGGAGTAATCAAGCGATCACCATTTTGATATTCTTGGAGATTGCTGCCACTGCTTAACCCGGCTTCGATAAATAGCCGGTTGTAATGCTCCGCATTCCTCCGCCGTCCGGCACTCCAAGCAGGTAAATGCGGCAATTTCACCGCCAAAACCGCAGCTTGCAAAGCATCCAAGCGAAAATTCCCCCCCACCACGGCATGATGATACCGCGTTTTTTCGCCGTGCATTCGCATGATGCGGACGCGGTGGTAGTAATCGGAGTCATTGGTGGTCAGCAGACCACCATCGCCAAAGCCACCAAGGTTTTTTGATGGAAAAAAGCTAAAACACCCGGCAAACCCAATCCCCCCAACCCGTTGGCCATCGCGATACTGGGTTCCAATTGCTTGGGCGGCATCTTCAATTACTGGGATGTTGTGCTTGCCCGCCACGGCCATCACCGCGTCCATATCTGCCGACTGGCCAAACAGGTGAACAGGGATGATTGCCTTCGTGCGCTCGGTAATGGCCGCAGCAACCCCTTCGGGGTCTATATTCCACGATTTTGGATCAATATCAACGAAAACTGGGCGGGCATGGAGGCGGCTAACAACACCAGCGGTGGCAAAAAAACTAAAGGTGGGGACAATCACTTCGTCGCCGGGGCCAATCCCTAACGCCATCAGGGCCAGCAGCAGGGCATCCGTTCCGGAGCTTACGCCCAGGGCGTGGCGAACGCCCAGATACTCCTCTGCCATTCGCTCAAAACGCTCGACATCGGGTCCCAGGATGAAGTGCTGGCGTTTGATAACATCCAGAACGGCGGCATCTAAATCATCTTTCAGCGCATGATATTGCGCTTGTAAATCGAGCAGTGGGATGGTCATTCGGACGGTGCGTTGCTTGCGGTCGCTAAAGTTATACAGCGGGACGGCGCAAATATAGCACGGTGCTGAGGCAACTTCCTACCGTTGAACATTCGTTGCAATCGCTGAATGCGGAGCCGATGCGCCGATGAATGAATCTCTCTGTAATCAGCCCGCCATTGGCCTGCGATCTGGGGAAACGGCTGTTGTATATTTGCGCCCCTTGTCACAAAGATTGCCCTGCAGCTGGTAGGTGAACTGCAGGCAAGCAATTGCGGATGTGGCGAAATTGGCAGACGCGCCAGACTTAGAATCTGGTGCCGCAAGGCGTGTGGGTTCAAGTCCCTCCATCCGCACAGTAAACAACCACTCAATTCTTATTCCTACCATGGAATCAACAGTTCTGGAACCCTCCAGCATTCGCCGCGAAATAGAGTTTGTCCTGACGAAAGAGGAGTTCGACACTCACATCACGGCAACCCTTCGCACAGCCCAAAAAGAAGCTCAGCTGAAAGGCTTCCGCAAAGGGATGGTTCCCCTGAATCTGGTGAAGCAACTCTACGGCAAGCAGCTGGAAATCGAAGCGATGGAAGAAGCCGCCCAGGAAAGTTTCCGGGAGTATGCCAGCCAAACCGAGCCGAAAATCGTTGGAACGCCTGCCGTTACCGAGCTTCGCAAAGAAGACAACGGCGGACTTTTCGTTAGAATCCAGTACGAAATCTATCCGGAATTTGAGCTTGGCCAATACAAGGGGCTGAAAGCACAGCGGATTTCCCACACCGTTACCGAGGAAGAAATCAACGACGAGCTGGCGAATCTGCGCGAGCGATTGGCCACGCTTGAGCCAGCCGAATCCGCTGATGATGATGACCACGTGGTGACGGTAGATATT encodes:
- a CDS encoding flippase — protein: MTSSGQGNFFDDNDQNNLTEKNKINGYLRRIINGVGVVLGGSVISQVLGALSGIITTNALGATHYGIYVLATSWMGLLADYSRLGFGTVIVRFTASYKAEQKIDYVKGTFFYAIKIQLLISIILCISIMIWSEEFCNMILNNPNAVQYFRFFSPAIILTSLYGSFVTFLEGMQNQKYSVISSAVVGNLSNIIPLIGLLWLGYGIYAALSSSLIQDAAILLSAAFFAWKIFPQFSNPTINSKIEVKKIWSFALTTFIASLSYKYAFGLAVPFIGYYRSTTEVGLYAVAFNLQQLIFVPANAFATVFNPIIAELYVKGEAMEINRLYKTITKWILISCMPFVIVVLLYTRPILSLFGSAYTEASAVLVTLTIASIFVNLIGVSGHIINMIGKARVNMINSIVTALFTISMFALLIPSYGIIGAACAYAIGLLINNMIRTIYVFFTLEIHPFSSSLAKVFLSMIISLCIGMIIQKNVKNPDDMLWGISILIITLAIYIGMILLYIDEDDKFIIHAIRKKIYKRALSNGH
- the rfbB gene encoding dTDP-glucose 4,6-dehydratase; translation: MKEYPYSDDKSVRRVVVTGGYGFIGSNLILYLLKHRPNWEIINVDSLTYAANLSNLSEIEKNNRHHFVQVDIRNRTELQQSFEKYKPDGVFHLAAESHVDNSINDPQRFIESNIVGTFHLLEVCRQSWGDGSYHRFLHVSTDEVYGSLGAAGFFTEQSRYAPNSPYSASKAGSDHLVRAWHRTYGMNAIITHSANNFGPRQHREKLIPTVVHAALSHRPIPIYGDGSNVREWLYVEDHCSALLRVFEQGVSGESYAIGARNEWKNIDLVNMICTVLDENVSKGSNGSYSSLITFVPDRLGHDIRYAIDPSKIEKDLKWQPTGQFQDKLAKTIMWFVHNMNRD
- a CDS encoding SDR family oxidoreductase produces the protein MAVLVTGGAGFIGSNLVRALLERGEQVRVLDNFSTGRWSNLQDIHDRIELIEGDIRSYNIVREAVDGMDIVFHQAALPSVPRSIKDPITTHDVGATGTLNVLQAARDCQVGRVVFASSSSVYGDTPTLPKHEGMIPSPLSPYAITKLTGEYYCRVFFQLYGLETVALRYFNVFGPYQDPTSQYSAVIPKFIELMRNGNRPTIYGDGEQTRDFTFIANVVMANLLVATAENGVAGEVFNAACHDQISLNTLVNELNNALKTDIQPIYTDARLGDIKHSFASIEKLKKTTNYSSKINFSDGIEHTVAWSVKQEQR
- a CDS encoding DegT/DnrJ/EryC1/StrS family aminotransferase, which produces MTIPLLDLQAQYHALKDDLDAAVLDVIKRQHFILGPDVERFERMAEEYLGVRHALGVSSGTDALLLALMALGIGPGDEVIVPTFSFFATAGVVSRLHARPVFVDIDPKSWNIDPEGVAAAITERTKAIIPVHLFGQSADMDAVMAVAGKHNIPVIEDAAQAIGTQYRDGQRVGGIGFAGCFSFFPSKNLGGFGDGGLLTTNDSDYYHRVRIMRMHGEKTRYHHAVVGGNFRLDALQAAVLAVKLPHLPAWSAGRRRNAEHYNRLFIEAGLSSGSNLQEYQNGDRLITPTAVYAASGHADHHIFNQYVVRCERRDDLKNWLDSKGIGTAIYYPIPFHQQECFADLGYSAGDFPNAERAAREVLALPVYPELSSAQIEYVVQAIAEFFQTEAR
- a CDS encoding class I SAM-dependent methyltransferase, with protein sequence MDTEQLPEISVRDAQALHYETIVSNRGESWWWIAHRTLINALQIQPNDIICDAGCGVGIYTREIARRFPENKIWAVDFSSASLDMVKSNNNSNNIHTVVGNLVDFDLPQTVNAILCTEAILHIPSEHHRELSIKNLFSLLAPGGRIVIAVVPYTKRSQSKITDGRGKGGYYSYRFTPNELVSLVKSAGFFKISVRGCVNFRGFIRSRLPKWLWWLDVAFSHLPFSSRFGHLIFCTAVKPIEK
- a CDS encoding DegT/DnrJ/EryC1/StrS family aminotransferase, with product MNVPFVDLKSQYRSLQPQMDAAIADVIANTAFIGGHRVADFEAAFASYVGMPHCVSVANGTEAIEIALWAFGIGEGDEVIVPANSFIASSEAVTATGATVVFADSDPATYTLNPEEFRRKITSQTKAVLPVHLYGHPADMDPIMAIAREHGLIVIEDASQAHGARYKGRMVGSIGDAATFSFYPGKNLGAYGDAGGIIFRDGEIAERARLFANHGSRKKYIHEIEGRNSRLDGVQAAVLSVKLPHLDSWNAARSKNAALYNQLLADIEGITTPVTADWGDHVFHLYVIRVPEREELINFLSERGISTGIHYPISLPMAEAYSHYHHSIDDFPVANGQMGQLLSLPMYAELTEEMIYYVASAIREWVAIAIVNN